In Lactobacillus sp. PV012, one genomic interval encodes:
- a CDS encoding amino acid permease has translation MNDSSETQIKLEEDQKYNRLTGLKLFAMTSSMVISVNELAPFGKTGPTALFYILLAGILWFIPITQMAGEMASVKGWEKGGIFTWVKGTLGEKTGWVTLFYQWIHITIGMNMMMYVIIGAMSITLNVPAFNTTPWIRFVLMMIILWSITLVEYVGVKKIGRIAEWLFGVGIALPVVLLIIAFIIYLIQGRPIYFHLSLSNMIPHDLSGATLVAFVPFILAFCGGEASAPHVQHLRHPKVYSKVMWGLALTAMCFDLLGSLAIGMAVPKDQITNSTGFVYAFGKIIDSIGLPGDLIQKIIGVLLALGIVGELGNWLSGPSQGMFVAANEGYMPKYFAQSTKRDVPMRLIILQSLIVTVSAVILTFSSGSNSDFAFNVSMASTTAQYLIVYILMLIAYMNLKIKHDDLPRSYYMSKNRIWSIIVSIVALIITIIAFFVSFIPADGTPANLRMLYIGIMVGICIVVTILPLVIYHYRDKY, from the coding sequence GTGAACGACAGTAGCGAGACACAGATTAAGTTAGAAGAAGATCAGAAATATAATCGGCTGACAGGACTGAAACTCTTTGCCATGACATCTTCCATGGTTATTTCAGTTAATGAACTAGCACCCTTTGGTAAAACAGGTCCAACAGCTTTGTTCTATATTCTGTTAGCAGGAATTTTATGGTTTATCCCCATTACTCAGATGGCAGGAGAAATGGCCTCTGTTAAAGGTTGGGAAAAGGGAGGAATTTTTACCTGGGTAAAGGGAACCTTAGGAGAAAAAACCGGTTGGGTTACCCTCTTTTACCAATGGATTCACATTACAATTGGAATGAATATGATGATGTATGTCATTATTGGGGCAATGTCAATTACTTTAAATGTTCCAGCCTTTAATACTACCCCATGGATTCGTTTTGTATTAATGATGATTATCTTATGGAGTATTACTTTAGTAGAATATGTAGGTGTTAAAAAAATTGGCCGGATTGCAGAATGGTTATTTGGAGTAGGAATTGCCCTGCCAGTTGTTTTATTAATCATTGCTTTCATTATTTACTTAATTCAAGGAAGACCAATTTATTTCCACCTTTCTTTAAGTAATATGATCCCTCATGATCTTTCAGGAGCAACTTTAGTAGCATTTGTTCCATTTATATTAGCTTTTTGTGGGGGCGAAGCGAGTGCACCACACGTGCAACATTTACGTCATCCAAAAGTTTACTCAAAGGTAATGTGGGGCTTAGCTTTAACAGCAATGTGTTTTGACTTACTAGGTAGTTTAGCAATTGGAATGGCTGTACCTAAAGATCAAATTACAAATAGTACAGGCTTTGTTTATGCATTTGGTAAGATTATTGATTCAATTGGCTTACCAGGGGACTTAATTCAAAAGATTATTGGTGTGCTTCTAGCATTAGGAATTGTTGGAGAACTTGGTAATTGGTTGTCTGGACCTAGTCAAGGGATGTTTGTGGCAGCTAATGAAGGTTATATGCCTAAGTATTTTGCGCAATCTACTAAGAGGGATGTACCAATGCGCTTAATTATCCTACAATCATTAATCGTCACAGTTTCAGCAGTAATTTTAACTTTTTCAAGTGGAAGTAATAGTGATTTTGCCTTTAATGTTTCAATGGCATCAACTACAGCACAATATTTGATTGTTTATATTTTAATGTTGATTGCTTACATGAACTTAAAGATCAAGCATGATGATTTACCTCGTAGCTACTATATGAGTAAGAATCGTATTTGGAGTATTATTGTTTCAATTGTAGCTTTAATTATTACCATTATTGCTTTCTTTGTTAGTTTTATTCCAGCAGATGGTACACCAGCTAACTTAAGAATGCTATATATTGGAATAATGGTTGGAATTTGTATTGTGGTAACAATTTTACCGTTAGTAATTTATCATTATCGAGATAAGTATTAG
- a CDS encoding alpha/beta hydrolase, producing MKKISLILVLFLVLGLAACSKAKPQAAKNPETQVAKVHFSKKYQVKSTPTLIFHGAMSNYHAEESLVKKAQRLGFTNNVIRANVDPDGKVTFVGTLKQNAINPIVEVNYENNIQFNLPKAGMYAVNVVKALKQQYSIKKVNMVAHSLGNMSVMYYLLASQREKLPTLNKQVAIAGLFDGVNLPGATEDMAEPKNLRLNEAGKPNKMNSTYKQLLQLRKLYSQTQLPVLNIVGNKADNSDGLVSNVSSESLKYLVGSDPNYQLQKYYGPNADHGRLTYNSQVTTRITNFLWD from the coding sequence GTGAAAAAAATATCTTTAATCTTAGTATTGTTTCTGGTTTTAGGATTAGCAGCTTGCAGTAAAGCTAAACCACAAGCTGCTAAAAATCCTGAAACTCAAGTAGCAAAAGTACATTTTTCTAAAAAATATCAAGTAAAATCAACGCCCACACTTATTTTTCATGGTGCAATGAGCAATTATCATGCAGAAGAAAGTTTAGTAAAAAAAGCTCAACGCTTAGGTTTTACGAATAATGTAATTCGGGCCAATGTTGATCCAGATGGTAAGGTGACTTTTGTTGGCACCTTGAAGCAAAATGCAATTAATCCAATTGTGGAGGTTAATTATGAAAATAATATTCAATTCAATCTCCCTAAGGCAGGGATGTATGCGGTAAATGTTGTAAAGGCACTTAAACAACAATATAGTATTAAAAAAGTAAATATGGTCGCTCACTCTTTAGGAAATATGTCAGTCATGTATTATTTACTTGCCAGTCAACGAGAAAAATTACCTACTTTGAACAAACAAGTAGCAATTGCAGGACTATTTGATGGTGTTAACCTTCCGGGAGCAACAGAAGATATGGCTGAACCCAAGAATTTAAGGTTGAATGAAGCCGGTAAGCCAAACAAAATGAATTCAACTTACAAACAACTTTTGCAGTTACGTAAATTATATAGCCAAACCCAACTTCCTGTATTAAATATTGTTGGCAATAAAGCAGATAATTCAGATGGGTTAGTTTCAAATGTATCTTCTGAATCATTAAAATATTTAGTTGGTAGTGATCCAAATTATCAATTACAAAAATATTATGGCCCTAACGCAGATCATGGACGTCTAACTTATAATTCGCAAGTAACAACAAGGATTACCAATTTTTTGTGGGATTAA
- a CDS encoding toxin-antitoxin system produces the protein MVAIPKAFNISSGTKLRPKLTKKGIFYEFVEADDFFDFDEEILKDLISQGYEGNELIKQFRLMKNNIPLGLEELESEARKTSPLSKEQAMKEFGLQVNLGVKATKKS, from the coding sequence ATGGTTGCTATTCCCAAAGCATTCAATATATCATCTGGGACAAAACTTAGACCTAAACTAACTAAAAAGGGTATTTTTTATGAATTTGTAGAAGCTGATGACTTTTTTGATTTTGATGAAGAAATATTAAAAGACTTAATTAGTCAAGGCTACGAGGGGAATGAACTCATTAAACAATTTCGCTTAATGAAAAATAATATACCTCTTGGTTTAGAAGAATTAGAAAGTGAAGCAAGAAAAACTTCCCCCCTTTCTAAAGAGCAGGCCATGAAAGAATTTGGTCTCCAAGTAAACTTAGGCGTTAAAGCAACAAAAAAATCATAA
- a CDS encoding serine hydrolase domain-containing protein: MFKILYKKIITLAASIGLATTPLAASFTNAQTVHAASKTSMRTYVRNVMQKYHVRGDILVVKNGKTQNITYGYGYWGHRINNNNAQLVYPSASLQKVITAAMVMQLMEEKKNTSQQFDQNTPVSRWYPQLKNSTKITVGNLLTHTSGIDVANTETNRGVNYSEEDAVNWVINQANAASLKEPNKEFLYNNANYILLAGLISKITGKSYATNLNERISNKLGLSRTFVASQVPTSKIKAVSYNWNKHNYQNGITMKNTVASQIVGAGNLYTTPSEYYKIQVGLTNGQILTQTQFYNMTHLSSRKGSYSGGLYIKQNDKLKLAYGDIKNTHFGTWVQLSNDNKNGIVMFLNQTNNNKNTEKAVGYQVLNHIKKNYFSKK; encoded by the coding sequence ATGTTCAAAATTTTATATAAAAAGATAATTACTCTGGCTGCTTCAATTGGATTAGCTACTACTCCACTAGCTGCCAGTTTTACTAATGCTCAAACTGTTCACGCTGCTAGCAAAACCTCAATGCGTACCTATGTTAGAAATGTGATGCAAAAATATCACGTTCGTGGAGATATTTTGGTTGTTAAAAATGGTAAAACACAAAATATTACCTATGGTTATGGTTACTGGGGCCATCGGATAAACAATAATAACGCTCAACTTGTTTATCCTTCTGCCTCCCTTCAAAAAGTCATTACTGCTGCCATGGTTATGCAATTAATGGAAGAAAAAAAGAATACCAGCCAACAATTTGACCAAAACACACCTGTTTCACGTTGGTATCCTCAACTTAAAAATTCCACTAAAATCACTGTTGGCAACCTCCTAACTCATACTTCCGGAATTGATGTAGCTAACACTGAAACTAACCGTGGAGTCAATTATTCTGAAGAAGATGCAGTTAACTGGGTAATTAACCAAGCTAATGCAGCTTCTTTAAAAGAACCTAACAAAGAATTTCTCTATAATAATGCTAACTACATTCTTCTAGCTGGCCTTATTTCTAAAATAACAGGCAAGTCTTATGCAACTAACCTCAATGAACGAATCAGTAATAAGCTTGGCTTAAGTAGAACTTTTGTTGCTTCACAAGTACCTACCAGCAAAATTAAAGCAGTCTCTTATAATTGGAATAAACATAATTACCAAAATGGTATTACAATGAAAAACACTGTTGCTTCCCAAATTGTAGGAGCTGGTAACCTCTATACAACTCCAAGCGAATATTACAAGATTCAAGTTGGTTTAACCAATGGGCAGATTCTTACCCAGACCCAATTCTATAATATGACTCACTTAAGTAGTCGCAAAGGTTCCTACTCCGGCGGACTCTACATTAAGCAAAACGACAAGCTTAAATTAGCCTATGGTGATATTAAAAATACTCACTTTGGAACTTGGGTCCAACTAAGCAATGACAATAAAAATGGAATTGTCATGTTTTTAAATCAGACTAATAATAATAAAAATACCGAAAAAGCTGTTGGTTATCAGGTCTTGAATCATATTAAGAAAAATTACTTTAGTAAAAAATAA
- a CDS encoding serine hydrolase domain-containing protein codes for MKKKFMALSAALALGLSPAATLFNSKTSQPVQAASYDQSEMRTFVRSTMAKYKVRGSVLVVKDGIAQPINYGYAWYGKRYGNGRSNIVYPTASLQKVITGAMIVQLINEKNNTSQSFSQYTKISRWYPNLKNADKISVGQLLTHTSGIVATGTEYNRGINYSEQGAIDWIIDKINTTPENEPGGYYYNNANYMLLAGIIRKETNQSYQSNFNSRIINRLGLTNTYLYEDIPSWKTDAISYIWQNKNYQDADYIKSTVASQIVGAGNLFTTPLEYYRILQGMMNGQILSSSDFHYLTHLASMSKDRDYSGGLYLYNNGNLKTAFGSIYGVHFNSWVQLTYDNQNGIIMFLNQTYNGKDNSKAAGYEILNHIKANTFVNK; via the coding sequence GTGAAAAAGAAGTTTATGGCTTTATCTGCAGCCCTTGCCCTCGGTCTTAGTCCTGCAGCTACTTTATTTAACAGCAAAACAAGCCAACCAGTTCAAGCAGCAAGCTATGATCAATCAGAAATGAGAACTTTTGTAAGATCCACTATGGCTAAGTATAAGGTTCGTGGTAGTGTCTTAGTAGTTAAAGATGGAATTGCCCAACCTATTAATTATGGTTATGCTTGGTACGGCAAGCGTTATGGTAATGGACGCTCAAATATTGTTTACCCTACCGCTTCCTTACAAAAGGTCATCACTGGGGCAATGATCGTTCAGTTAATCAACGAAAAAAATAATACTAGTCAAAGTTTTTCTCAATACACTAAGATTTCTCGTTGGTACCCTAACTTAAAGAATGCTGACAAGATTAGTGTAGGACAGCTTTTAACCCACACTTCTGGAATTGTGGCCACAGGAACTGAATATAATCGTGGCATTAATTATTCAGAACAAGGTGCTATTGATTGGATAATCGACAAGATTAATACTACTCCTGAAAATGAACCAGGTGGTTACTACTATAACAATGCCAACTACATGCTTTTGGCAGGAATTATTCGTAAAGAAACTAACCAATCATATCAAAGTAATTTCAATTCCAGAATTATAAATCGTTTAGGCTTAACTAATACCTACCTTTATGAAGATATTCCTAGTTGGAAGACAGATGCTATTTCTTACATCTGGCAAAATAAAAACTATCAAGATGCCGACTACATTAAGAGTACCGTTGCCTCTCAAATTGTAGGAGCTGGGAATTTATTTACGACACCTCTCGAATACTACCGCATCTTACAAGGGATGATGAATGGACAAATTTTAAGTAGTAGTGATTTCCATTACTTAACTCACCTTGCATCAATGAGTAAAGATCGCGATTATTCTGGTGGTCTCTATCTCTACAACAATGGTAATTTAAAGACTGCCTTTGGTAGTATCTACGGGGTTCACTTTAATAGTTGGGTTCAATTAACTTATGATAACCAAAACGGAATTATTATGTTCTTAAACCAAACTTACAATGGTAAAGATAATAGTAAAGCTGCTGGTTATGAAATTTTGAATCACATTAAAGCTAATACTTTCGTTAACAAGTAA
- a CDS encoding GDSL-type esterase/lipase family protein, protein MKILLTGDSILARHEEFDEPAINHFLSQKFPQAKLINTAYPGLNSGGLCVSANKRILQPEKCDYLVILIGTNDLATHKQVPLEQFKANLQFLVSSIIWRYSPKRVIFVSPPAVDETKQEVRSNTLVEKYSQVIIEVCDQYQLTHIDLFKAMLEHGNLPELCHGLKNDGLHFGEAGYLLLSDLLATAIEKTL, encoded by the coding sequence TTGAAAATACTTTTAACTGGCGACAGTATCTTGGCGCGCCATGAAGAATTTGACGAACCTGCAATCAACCATTTTTTATCTCAAAAGTTTCCCCAGGCTAAGCTAATTAATACCGCTTACCCTGGTCTAAATAGTGGGGGACTTTGCGTGAGTGCTAATAAACGAATTCTACAACCAGAAAAATGCGATTATTTAGTCATTTTAATTGGCACCAATGATTTAGCAACTCATAAACAAGTTCCCCTTGAGCAATTTAAGGCTAATCTCCAGTTTTTAGTCTCCAGTATTATCTGGCGTTACTCTCCTAAGCGAGTCATTTTTGTCTCACCACCTGCTGTTGATGAAACCAAGCAAGAAGTTCGTTCAAATACATTAGTTGAAAAATATAGTCAAGTAATAATAGAAGTGTGTGACCAATATCAGTTAACTCATATTGATTTATTTAAAGCAATGCTTGAACATGGCAACTTACCAGAGTTATGCCACGGCTTAAAAAATGATGGTTTGCACTTTGGAGAAGCTGGCTATTTATTACTCAGCGACCTTTTAGCTACTGCGATTGAAAAAACTTTGTAA
- a CDS encoding homoserine O-acetyltransferase/O-succinyltransferase family protein has translation MKPIKIGILNLMHDKEDTQKRFEKIFKNSKNDIKVEFFYPKTKYQDKEVPENVKAISQPLDLTKVADFDGFIITGAPIEHFDFKDVTYIEEIRCLLSELDRNHVQQLYLCWGAMAALNYFYGIKKVPLSQKIFGIYPNEILKAHPLLAGLSKDFLAPHARYADMDIEQIAQDPRLEINSLSKNRNLLLVTSPPYPERTFLFAHLEYGRNALRKEYQREINAHPERNYQKPENYFSRETPNLPEFKWKNTQEHFFKNWINELIKEKNYGRNLQLSY, from the coding sequence ATGAAACCAATTAAAATAGGAATCTTGAATTTAATGCATGATAAAGAAGATACGCAGAAACGTTTTGAAAAAATATTCAAAAATTCAAAAAATGATATAAAAGTAGAATTCTTTTATCCCAAGACAAAATATCAAGATAAAGAAGTTCCAGAAAATGTTAAAGCCATTTCACAACCACTAGACTTAACAAAAGTTGCTGATTTTGATGGATTTATTATTACAGGGGCTCCAATTGAGCATTTTGATTTTAAAGATGTGACCTACATTGAAGAAATTCGATGTTTACTTTCTGAATTGGATCGAAACCACGTGCAACAATTATATTTATGTTGGGGTGCGATGGCAGCTTTAAATTATTTTTATGGAATTAAAAAAGTACCCCTATCTCAGAAAATTTTTGGTATTTATCCTAATGAAATTTTGAAAGCCCATCCTTTACTAGCTGGGTTAAGTAAAGACTTTTTAGCGCCTCATGCACGATATGCAGATATGGATATTGAACAAATCGCCCAAGATCCACGATTGGAAATTAACAGTCTATCTAAGAATAGAAACTTACTTTTAGTGACTTCGCCTCCATATCCAGAAAGAACATTTTTGTTTGCTCACTTAGAGTATGGAAGAAATGCTCTTAGAAAAGAGTATCAACGAGAAATAAATGCTCATCCAGAAAGAAATTATCAAAAGCCTGAAAATTATTTTTCACGTGAAACACCAAATTTACCAGAATTTAAATGGAAAAATACCCAGGAGCATTTTTTTAAAAATTGGATTAATGAATTAATTAAGGAGAAAAATTATGGCAGAAATTTACAACTCAGTTACTGA
- the cysK gene encoding cysteine synthase A: MAEIYNSVTELVGNTPLLKLNNITDDNMADIYVKLESKNPAGSVKDRIALAMIEKAEREGKIKPGDTIVEPTSGNTGIGLASMGAAKGYKVIIVMPESMSVERRKLMKGYGAELILTPAAEGMKGSIAKAEELVKNHGYFMPMQFDNPENPNIHELTTGPEIIGAFQGLGKKIDAFVAGVGTGGTLSGIGRALKQADPETKVYALEPAESPLLKDGKTGKHGIQGISAGFIPKNLDQEVYDDVVEISTDQAMKTARQVGRKEGFLPGISAGANIAGAIELAKKLGAGHTVVTVAPDGGDRYLSTALFNEE; encoded by the coding sequence ATGGCAGAAATTTACAACTCAGTTACTGAATTAGTAGGAAACACTCCCTTATTGAAATTGAATAATATTACTGATGACAACATGGCTGACATTTATGTGAAGCTAGAGTCAAAAAATCCTGCAGGATCAGTGAAAGATAGAATTGCCTTGGCAATGATTGAAAAGGCTGAACGTGAAGGCAAAATCAAGCCAGGTGACACTATTGTAGAACCAACCTCTGGTAATACTGGAATTGGATTAGCCAGCATGGGAGCTGCTAAGGGCTACAAGGTAATTATTGTAATGCCTGAAAGTATGAGTGTTGAAAGAAGAAAATTGATGAAGGGTTATGGAGCAGAATTAATTTTAACTCCTGCTGCTGAAGGGATGAAAGGTTCAATTGCTAAGGCAGAAGAATTAGTTAAAAATCATGGTTACTTTATGCCAATGCAATTTGATAATCCAGAAAATCCTAATATTCATGAATTGACCACTGGTCCGGAAATTATTGGCGCATTTCAAGGATTGGGAAAAAAGATTGATGCCTTTGTAGCAGGTGTTGGTACTGGAGGAACTTTATCAGGAATTGGACGTGCCTTAAAGCAAGCTGATCCTGAAACTAAAGTCTATGCTTTAGAGCCAGCTGAATCACCACTTTTAAAGGATGGTAAGACTGGAAAACATGGTATTCAAGGAATTTCTGCTGGTTTTATTCCAAAGAATTTAGATCAGGAAGTTTATGATGATGTGGTAGAAATTTCCACTGATCAAGCAATGAAAACAGCTCGTCAAGTTGGTCGCAAAGAGGGATTTTTGCCAGGAATTTCAGCCGGTGCTAATATTGCGGGTGCAATTGAGCTAGCTAAAAAATTAGGCGCAGGTCATACTGTAGTCACTGTTGCTCCAGATGGTGGAGATCGTTATTTATCAACAGCCTTATTTAACGAAGAATAA